The Pangasianodon hypophthalmus isolate fPanHyp1 chromosome 5, fPanHyp1.pri, whole genome shotgun sequence genome includes a window with the following:
- the rubcnl gene encoding protein associated with UVRAG as autophagy enhancer, with product MSLLGSCIDSNGCASANFLMRVKNQTVEGDQGKKTDLQPLFGYIPDGQGSISRPEDEGWYYLPRSSPVISRREETKMKKSPSNNRDLHEHSDENFRKGEDFFWVGLSSVSKMLQNIFPEEQTIPTPSARRTSQVLLLDTHSASAATRDEKCSDKQRNLSHGTSETQSSSCEESDLLNTGASQPEKGTGLNKCLISGAEHEEQISEAFYRNSVDLDQENAHFVVVDMVLEVLEAAKWAVSQKHSGSFSSTDSGYEELCDHRLSSNRSSQNLARRCSAEILAQNLLVELERWWISSEELLREFPLATVSMAPGGEASLSDEIRQKSRMRGTLLWTPPQFQIISSVNPTQRRSDVIASQQFLCAGCGTEIEPRYMKRLRYCDYLGKYFCDGCHGGGEAIIPARVLSHWDFGRYPVCQFSKQLLESIWEKPLFKITDVAKNLYSQAKELQKFKEIQEQLISIKKLLRACRLSEGVLEEFQQLPSHLSDELHVYAMDDLVKIKRGHHLTTAKAVMRSATNHVEACELCQAKGFICEFCRGKDVLFPFQTDICTRCQECRACFHTLCFQDEACPKCARLQIRRAARRN from the exons ATGAGTCTTTTGGGCTCTTGCATTGATTCTAATGGCTGTGCTTCTGCCAATTTCCTGATGCGAGTAAAAAATCAAACTGTGGAAGGTGACCAGGGAAAAAAGACAGACCTCCAACCTCTATTTGGATACATCCCAGATGGACAAGGCTCCATTTCCAGACCTGAAGATGAAGGATGGTACTACCTACCCAGGAGCAGTCCTGTCATATCCCGCCGTGAAGAGACGAAAATGAAGAAATCGCCTTCAAATAATAGAGATTTACATGAACACTCTGATGAAAACTTTCGAAAGGGGGAGGACTTTTTTTGGGTTGGACTTTCCTCTGTTTCAAAAATGCTCCAGAACATTTTCCCAGAAGAACAAACGATTCCTACTCCTTCAGCTCGGAGGACTTCTCAGGTTTTGCTTTTGGATACACACAGCGCTTCAGCAGCTACCAGGGACGAAAAATGTTCTGACAAGCAAAGAAACCTTTCACACGGAACTTCAGAGACCCAATCTTCTTCATGTGAGGAAAGTGATCTTCTAAACACCGGAGCCTCACAACCGGAAAAAGGAACTGGCTTGAACAAATGTCTGATCTCAG GTGCTGAGCACGAAGAGCAAATCTCGGAAGCTTTCTACAGGAACAGTGTGGACCTCGACCAg gaGAACGCTCATTTTGTAGTGGTGGATATGGTGCTGGAGGTTCTAGAGGCGGCGAAgtgggctgtgtcccaaaaaCATTCAGGCTCCTTTTCCTCAACTGACAGTGGCTACGAAG aACTCTGTGACCATAGACTTTCTTCAAACAGGAGTTCCCAGAATTTAGCCCGCAG aTGTTCAGCAGAAATTCTCGCACAGAACTTGCTTGTGGAACTCGAGAGGTGGTGGATTTCCTCAGAAGAGCTGCTACGGGAA TTTCCCCTGGCTACTGTCTCCATGGCACCAGGAGGCGAAGCCAGCTTGAGTGACGAGATCCGTCAGAAAAGCCGAATGAGGGGGACACTGCTGTGGACTCCACCCCAATTTCAGATAATATCCAGCGTGAATCCGACACAGAG GCGCAGTGACGTCATTGCCTCTCAGCAGTTCCTTTGTGCTGGCTGTGGGACAGAAATCGAACCAC GGTACATGAAGAGGTTGCGATACTGTGACTACCTGGGCAAGTATTTTTGCGATGGTTGCCACGGCGGTGGCGAAGCCATAATCCCAGCGCGTGTTTTGAGCCACTGGGATTTTGGACGATACCCAGTGTGCCAGTTTTCCAAGCAGCTACTGGAATCCATTTGGGAAAAGCCACTGTTTAAGATCACCGATGTAGCTAAGAACCTGTACTCCCAGGCCAAGGAGCTGCAGAAATTCAAG GAGATCCAGGAGCAGCTGATCTCCATTAAGAAGCTGCTAAGAGCATGCAGACTATCTGAAGG AGTCCTGGAGGAGTTCCAGCAGCTTCCATCCCACCTGAGCGACGAGCTCCACGTTTATGCCATGGATGACCTCGTCAAGATCAAAAGGGGTCATCATCTTACCACGGCAAAGGCAGTGATGCGTTCTGCGACAAACCACGTGGAGGCCTGTGAG ctatGCCAGGCAAAAGGCTTTATCTGTGAGTTCTGCCGTGGAAAGGATGTGCTCTTCCCCTTCCAGACAGACATCTGCACACGCTGTCAAG